Proteins co-encoded in one Ruegeria pomeroyi DSS-3 genomic window:
- a CDS encoding ABC transporter ATP-binding protein: MALELRNVTKRVGADLHIKETSLVLETGHFNVLLGATGAGKTSLIKMMAGLDPVASGQILMDGQDVTGQSTQKRNISLVHQFFINYPHMTVFDNIASPLKVAGLAKSEIQGRVEHAADILKLRPMLHRRPHELSGGQQQRTALARAIAKESRAVFLDEPLANLDYKLREELRDQLPDLFAGRGAVVVYATSEPEEALLLGGHTALMEDGRVTQFGRTAEIYRDPSNVLAAQVFSDPPINTAQIAKQGDTARMGPDVSWTLSGAAAGLADGPYVIAIRPHHVSPVASSEATVTLSGRVQVTELSGSESSAHFDMGSGSWVSLAPGVHPYRVGEMHDFHMDPSAAYVFAPDGSRVA, encoded by the coding sequence ATGGCACTCGAACTTAGAAACGTAACCAAGCGCGTCGGCGCGGACCTGCATATCAAGGAGACCTCGCTGGTCCTTGAGACAGGTCACTTCAACGTCCTGCTCGGGGCGACCGGGGCGGGCAAGACCTCGCTGATCAAGATGATGGCCGGGCTTGACCCGGTGGCCAGTGGTCAGATCCTGATGGATGGTCAGGACGTGACCGGGCAGAGCACGCAGAAACGCAACATCAGCCTGGTGCACCAGTTTTTCATCAACTATCCGCATATGACGGTGTTCGACAACATCGCCTCGCCGCTCAAGGTGGCGGGTCTGGCGAAATCCGAGATTCAGGGCCGGGTCGAACATGCGGCCGATATCCTGAAGCTGCGCCCGATGCTGCACCGGCGCCCGCACGAGCTGTCGGGCGGCCAGCAGCAGCGCACAGCGCTGGCCCGCGCCATTGCCAAGGAAAGCCGCGCGGTGTTCCTGGACGAACCGTTGGCCAATCTCGACTATAAACTGCGCGAGGAATTGCGCGATCAACTGCCCGACCTGTTCGCGGGCCGGGGCGCGGTGGTGGTCTATGCCACTTCGGAACCCGAAGAGGCTCTGCTGTTGGGCGGGCATACGGCGCTGATGGAGGATGGCCGGGTGACCCAGTTCGGTCGCACCGCCGAGATCTATCGCGACCCGTCCAATGTACTGGCGGCGCAGGTGTTTTCGGACCCGCCGATCAACACGGCCCAGATCGCCAAGCAGGGCGATACCGCGCGCATGGGGCCCGATGTCAGCTGGACGCTCTCGGGCGCGGCGGCCGGTTTGGCGGATGGCCCTTATGTGATCGCGATCCGGCCCCATCACGTGTCGCCTGTCGCCTCGTCCGAGGCCACCGTGACCCTGTCGGGCCGGGTACAGGTGACCGAGCTGTCCGGCTCGGAAAGCTCGGCACATTTCGACATGGGCAGCGGCAGCTGGGTGTCGCTTGCTCCGGGCGTTCACCCGTACCGGGTGGGCGAAATGCATGATTTCCATATGGATCCATCGGCGGCCTATGTGTTCGCGCCCGATGGTTCCCGCGTGGCGTGA
- a CDS encoding ABC transporter ATP-binding protein yields the protein MAKITLSKLRHSYYPNPKTPDDYALKEIDLDWTDGGAYALLGPSGCGKSTLLNIISGLLVPSEGRILFDGQDVTELPPDKRNIAQVFQFPVIYDTMTVYDNLAFPLRNRGRDEATVRERVTAIAEMLELSDLLNRKAAHLSPDNKQKISMGRGLVRQDVNVVMFDEPLTVIDPHLKWKLRSKLKELHQRVRATMIYVTHDQTEALTFADQVVVMQEGEVVQIGTPVELFDRPAHTFVGHFIGSPGMNILPAEVSGGVAHFAGQAIPLEGPITAAPGARTEIGIRPEFVSLGLSGLPATVTKVSDVGRHTVVECEVAGSRVNAIVTGSGPEKGAMVQLEFRRDQTRLYADGWLASEAAEGAA from the coding sequence ATGGCGAAAATTACACTCTCCAAGCTGCGACACAGCTATTATCCGAACCCGAAAACGCCCGATGACTACGCGTTGAAGGAGATCGACCTCGACTGGACCGATGGTGGCGCCTATGCGCTGCTTGGCCCCTCGGGCTGTGGAAAGTCCACGCTGCTGAACATCATCTCGGGCCTGCTGGTCCCGTCCGAGGGGCGGATCCTGTTCGATGGGCAGGATGTGACCGAACTGCCGCCCGACAAGCGCAACATCGCGCAGGTGTTCCAGTTTCCGGTGATCTACGACACGATGACCGTCTACGACAACCTCGCCTTTCCCCTGCGCAACCGGGGCCGGGACGAGGCCACGGTGCGCGAGCGGGTCACCGCGATTGCCGAGATGCTGGAGCTGTCCGACCTGCTCAACCGCAAGGCCGCGCATCTGAGCCCGGACAACAAGCAGAAGATCTCGATGGGGCGCGGGCTGGTGCGTCAGGACGTGAACGTGGTGATGTTCGACGAACCGCTGACCGTGATCGACCCGCATCTGAAATGGAAGCTGCGCTCCAAGCTGAAGGAACTGCACCAGCGGGTGCGCGCCACCATGATCTATGTGACCCATGACCAGACCGAGGCGCTGACATTCGCCGATCAGGTGGTGGTGATGCAAGAGGGCGAGGTGGTGCAGATCGGCACCCCGGTCGAACTGTTCGACCGGCCCGCGCATACGTTCGTGGGCCATTTCATCGGCTCGCCCGGCATGAACATCCTGCCCGCCGAAGTGTCGGGTGGGGTGGCGCATTTTGCCGGTCAGGCGATCCCGCTCGAAGGGCCGATCACCGCCGCGCCCGGCGCCCGGACCGAGATCGGCATCCGCCCCGAGTTTGTCTCGCTTGGCCTGTCGGGCCTGCCTGCCACGGTGACCAAGGTCTCGGATGTGGGGCGGCACACGGTGGTCGAATGCGAGGTCGCGGGCAGCCGCGTCAATGCCATCGTCACCGGGTCTGGCCCCGAAAAGGGCGCAATGGTGCAACTGGAATTCCGCCGCGACCAGACCCGGCTTTACGCCGATGGCTGGCTGGCGAGTGAGGCCGCGGAGGGCGCCGCATGA
- a CDS encoding carbohydrate ABC transporter permease produces the protein MKTEYQKAWFFVLPVLVLVAFNALIPMMTVVNYSVQETFGDNLFFWQGLGWFEQILRSDRFHAALGRQFLFTFLILIIEVPLGIAIALSMPRKGFWVPVCLVLMALPMLIPWNVVGAMWNIFTLPDIGLLGYFLNHVMGINYDMTQDPLAAWITIVTMDVWHWTSLVVLLSYAGLVSIPDAYYQAAKIDGASNWAVFRYIQLPKMKTVLTIAILLRFMDSFNIYTEPFVMTGGGPGNSTTLLSIDLVKIALGQFDLGPAAAMSLIYFAITLLVSWLFYTLMTKDDQN, from the coding sequence ATGAAGACCGAATATCAAAAGGCCTGGTTCTTTGTGCTGCCGGTGCTGGTGCTGGTGGCATTCAACGCGCTGATCCCGATGATGACGGTGGTCAACTATTCGGTGCAAGAGACGTTCGGCGACAACCTGTTCTTCTGGCAGGGGCTGGGGTGGTTCGAGCAGATCCTGCGCTCGGACCGGTTTCACGCCGCGCTGGGGCGGCAGTTTCTGTTCACCTTCCTGATCCTGATCATCGAGGTGCCGCTGGGCATCGCGATTGCCCTGTCGATGCCGCGCAAGGGGTTCTGGGTGCCGGTCTGCCTGGTGCTGATGGCACTGCCGATGCTGATCCCGTGGAACGTGGTCGGGGCGATGTGGAACATCTTTACCCTGCCCGATATCGGCCTGCTGGGCTATTTCCTGAACCATGTCATGGGCATAAACTATGACATGACGCAGGACCCGCTGGCGGCCTGGATCACCATTGTCACCATGGATGTCTGGCACTGGACCTCGCTGGTGGTGCTGCTCAGCTATGCGGGCCTCGTGTCGATCCCTGACGCCTACTACCAGGCGGCCAAGATCGACGGGGCGTCGAACTGGGCGGTGTTCCGCTATATCCAACTGCCCAAGATGAAGACGGTGCTGACCATCGCGATCCTGTTGCGGTTCATGGACAGCTTCAACATCTATACCGAGCCTTTCGTGATGACCGGAGGCGGGCCCGGCAACTCGACCACGCTTCTGTCCATCGACCTGGTCAAGATCGCGCTGGGGCAGTTCGATCTGGGGCCGGCAGCCGCGATGAGCCTGATCTATTTCGCCATTACCCTTCTGGTCAGCTGGCTGTTCTACACGCTGATGACCAAGGACGATCAGAACTGA
- a CDS encoding carbohydrate ABC transporter permease: MQKRTLVPIVYILFLMLPIYWLVAMSFKTTNEILAGFSLFPQTFTLENYRVIFTDPTWYWGYINSILYVTLNTVISVAVSLPAAYAFSRYRFLGDKQLFFWLLTNRMAPAAVFALPFFQLYSAVGLFDTHLAVALAHCLFNIPLAVWILEGFMRGIPKELDETAFVDGYSFPRFFATIFVPSIKAGVGVAAFFCFMFSWVEMLLAKTLTAVEAKPIAATMTKTASSAGYELGLLAAAGTLTIIPGAIVIWFVRNYIAKGFAMGRV; this comes from the coding sequence ATGCAAAAACGAACCCTCGTCCCCATCGTCTATATCCTGTTCCTGATGCTGCCGATCTATTGGCTGGTGGCGATGAGCTTCAAGACGACGAACGAGATCCTGGCCGGGTTCTCGCTGTTCCCGCAAACCTTCACGCTGGAGAATTACCGGGTCATCTTCACCGATCCGACCTGGTATTGGGGCTATATCAACTCGATCCTCTACGTCACGCTGAACACGGTGATCTCGGTCGCGGTGTCGCTGCCGGCGGCCTATGCCTTCAGCCGCTATCGGTTCCTGGGCGACAAGCAGCTGTTCTTCTGGCTGTTGACCAACCGGATGGCGCCGGCGGCGGTGTTTGCGCTGCCGTTCTTCCAGCTCTATTCGGCTGTTGGGCTGTTTGATACCCATCTGGCGGTGGCGCTGGCGCATTGCCTGTTCAACATCCCGCTCGCGGTCTGGATCCTCGAAGGCTTCATGCGTGGCATACCGAAGGAGCTGGATGAAACCGCCTTTGTCGACGGCTATTCCTTTCCCCGCTTCTTTGCCACCATCTTTGTCCCCTCGATCAAGGCGGGCGTCGGGGTGGCGGCCTTCTTCTGCTTCATGTTCTCGTGGGTCGAGATGCTGCTGGCCAAGACGCTGACAGCGGTCGAGGCGAAACCCATCGCGGCCACTATGACCAAGACCGCGTCAAGCGCGGGGTACGAGCTGGGGTTGCTGGCGGCGGCGGGGACATTGACGATCATTCCGGGCGCGATCGTGATCTGGTTCGTCCGCAACTACATCGCCAAGGGTTTTGCGATGGGGAGGGTGTAA